The following is a genomic window from Thunnus maccoyii chromosome 13, fThuMac1.1, whole genome shotgun sequence.
tccctgttaaagggttttttttggggAGTTTGGGGGAGTAGTGAGTTGTCCTTAGATCCTCTTgaattgagggtctaaggacagaggatgatgtattgctgtacagactatAAAgcccccctgaggcaaattcataatttgtgatattgggctgtCAAAtcaaattgacttgacttgacttgacttataTACTGCCTCAACTCACTggggtgacatcacacctccaTCACAGTTGTACCTGCAGCCCGAGTCCACATCAGTGAAAACTCGGATCATGTAATCCCCCAGTGCCTCAGGCTTGAAGGTGGTGGGGATGATGATGTAGCGGCCCTGCGACAGCATGGATCTCATAAACACTGTGCGGGCGTTGATGTAGGTGGACGTCACCACACACTTCTGGGTCAGGATATCATGCATCCGATACTTCCTGTTCAGCTCCacctggaaaagaaaaaaaacatttgagtgTAATTTATTCGAGCACAATGACTGAATCACTGACTTTACACATCAAGTGTAGAGTTTAGTTTTGTGTATGTTACTACTGCTCATGATATAACTCAAAGGTTACTTTTTTGACCTTTATAAGCCAACTGATGCCTTGAATAAGCACTCCTCAAATTTATGTTTAACTTTTCCAAGGCAAGTCTATTCACTGGTGTAACTGGTGCAAGAAAGCACAATTTTCACTTGTGTAATACAGCACAGATGCAAATGGTAATTTAAACAGTATTTAGAGGATAAATAATTCACAATTAGCTACTTAACACATGATACTTCTGCCTCCTGGTGGCAGAATCGggaataaaactaaaatgttaTATATAGTAAGTGTGTAAGTCATTACAGTGGTGCAGTGTTATCGTAAGTACAGAATAATATTATTTCACTGGTAAGATAAGTTGTGTGTCAGTTAAGTCAAAAAACCTCCTGTTGGACATTCTCCAGGGTTATACTGCTTCTAGCTTCAGTTATTAACCAGTTATAGGTTAACAGAACAATCATAATCCTCAAGCTCCACAAATACGACACATATAATTAattctttgtattttgattgAAAAGCTCATAATTGGCAATTTATGGCTAAAAGTCATTTTACTGCAGACACACTTCTCAAActggaaaaaagtaaaatatagtGGCTGGTgacataaaaaacagacaatcaTGGTGTCTGCAAGCCATCaaatgaaagaggaggaaacattACTTGCCTGATGACTATAGATGACAAGGGTTAAATGCAGGTTAATGTTACAGGCTCATACTGTAGCAGTTCAACAGGCCATGTGcacacagcagctttttttaaaccacGTGCTCCTTGTGGCAACAGCATTTGTTGCTGTCCAGAACCTGCCGCTTTGGCAGCACTTCTGTCAGCATGATAAGAGTgaataatgagtgtgtgtgtgtgtgtgtgtgtgtgtgtgtgtgtgtgtgtgtgtgtgtgtgtgtgtgtgtgtgtgtgtgtgtgtgtggtctgtcataggctacttttggggacaaatttcagacttaggaCCAATTAAGGATGGCTTGTCCAAGtggggacaaaagccgtgtTCTaaattgggaaaaagctgatttttgggtcagtggttaaggttagagcAAGTAGTGGtgttggttaaggttaggttatgtctccaggaaattaatgaaagtctatgtaatgtccccaaaagtgaccatgatctgatatgtgtatgtgtgtgtgtgtgcatgtgaactTAGCCAGATCTCTGACAGAGTAAATcacattatgggaaatgtgatGTCAGTTTTGCAGCATGTGGTTGCAACGCCTCATTTGAATGTGACAACCTAATCCCAGCATGTAAGATAAAATCTAGTTTGgcatgttttacagctgcttcaAAAGAGGACTGCACTGACTTTGTAATTCTATAATCAGTTAAACCTCTTGTGAAACACATTCCTCAGTTGGTACGATGTTTTCATAAATGTTACAGCTTTATGCCTCTATCATACAGCTCTATATATCAGATTTTTTGTGAGGTTATAGTTCACAAAATAGTTCACTGTACTCATACATACAGTGttgtaactcagtaaatgtcTTTTTCAATTCACAGCAACCACCAATATTGCCCATAATACATGcttgttaaatatatttgtgcaaaaatgaTTATAAATCTGAAATCTTTCCATTTATTCCTACATAACTACAGAGGAACACATGCCGCTGAATAACGTGCACCTTACTGAGAGTTCCCGTAAAAATAGTCACCAAGTTTTGTATTTCAGCTTGAAACAATCAGCTAAAGTATGTACATTCTCCATGTTTAATCATGTATAATTTAGACTCTCTTTCAAATGGTCTGTTTTGGTTCTGATAAATCTATCAAGTAATGTCTGCTTGTCATTGAAAACACTCGACAACTGTTCACTGTTTGCTAAACAAATGAGCAGAGAAGTCAAATGAAGCCAAATTCTTTGACCAAAATGAAAGCCAGAATGTGATGAAATGACCCTGTTTTCCCATAAAATAAACTAACCTTTGACCAGCATTCACGTCCCAGACGAACATCATTTCCTCTTTAGTAAACTCTTCTCTCGTCAGATTCAACCTGaccttttacaaacatttaaatcttCTACTGTTATGTCTCCCTGGAATATAAATCTTTTGTTGTCTGTCATGCaacacacaataataaataaatcgtTTTATTCTTCATTACATCAATACAGTATGGTGCAAGGGTTCAACTGAATGTTACCTTGAAGACACTGAAGCCAATAGTTAAATTTTCTCCTTGACCAAATCTCCTGTGGATCTTCATGTCTCTCTGCTGCAAGGAGATCAGGACCTCATCGACCTCCTTTGTGACATCAAACAAGTACTGAAAAAGAAGTTAAAAGGAgtgaatttacatttttacatgtgcATGAACACAGTTGGTGTGAAGAGAGAGTCCGCACCGCTTATGGTCAGTACCTGAGGGTTCTGCAGGAACGTCTGCCTGTGGTTAGCACAGCCACCGCAGCGGTTTAACAGTGGCTCCGCATGTTTGGTCCAGCTCCCAAAGTGCAAAACCTCATTCCATGTCTTATGGATGCTTATCAGGGAAGTATTGATGATACGGCAAACATCTGCATCTGTAAAGAACTTGCACCAGTCTGTGAATGACATCCTGTGGATGTAAACCAAAAATGCATCATTACACTCTGAAGGAGAACATAAACTTCACTGAAGGATTGGAGTAGCTGCATTAACTGATTACTCACCAGAACTCTCCATCATCCTCCACTGTGATGCCAAGGTTGCCCCTTTCTGTGTCACCAACCTTCGACCACTCCTCGGAGCTGACGAGCAGCGAGCAAAAATGGGTAAAGTGATTATGAATTCTAGTTACAGATTAACTGTTGCAGAGGTGAAGTGAAGTATTAAACACTCAGCTGCTGTGGCCTTGAAATGTAACTATAGGaaagtttgtgttttgcttcttcACAAAGAAAGGTTTCACAGCAAATACAAGTTATTCCACTAGTGATAAGATGtcatgacatgaaaaaatatcaaaacatctCAAATCTTCTTCTACTGTCCATCCATGTGCTGCATATGTTCCAAATACTgctaatttagctaaagtaTGGTTTAACAGGTTCCTGCATTGGTCACATCCATGTTTTTGTGAGTTATGACTGTTTGGAACATACTaagcatacagatggagagtgGATGGAAGTGGATTATGCTGCAGGAATGGTCTGAGATGTTGCTTTAGGTATTTTTTCCTACTTTAATGCCTTCATAAAAACTAGTCATTGCTGGATTCCACTGAATCCAAATTGAATGCAGCCTTTGTTCTCCATAATGAAGTAAACTACAAACTTTTTACAGCCGCATTTTAAATCAAAAGGAGGgctataaaaaatatttggtcGGAGTACCACTTCACCAAGGAGAAATGAGTGAAATAAATATCCTCCTCACCTGTCACTCCAGGCTCCTTTCCACTCAGTCTTGCCCCAGGGATTCCTCATGCGAATCAGGGGAATGGTTTCATTCTTGAAGTAGGCCAGCAGACCGTGACCCAAGCGCACCTTCTTCACTGCAGTCACTGAGTACGCATGGCCTTTCACAAGCCCGTTTTCCATTTTGAGCTCAATTTCATGAGGCGCTGCCTGATgacataaatcaataaataaacactacGGCCAGTTTCTCTGAAGTATGTAGagacaaaaaagcaaacattcagACACAGAACAGACCTTAATTGAGCTGCTTATGATTCCGTCACGGTCGTAGACCTTTAGTAGATCCTCAAAGAGCTGGTCTTGTCTTTTCTGGTCCTTATAGAAAGCTTCTGCCTCCAAGTTGATGGCCTCTGCCACAGCTCCACTGAAATCCACCACAGCATCTCCAGTGTTTCCCCCCTCCAGAGACTCATAGCAGCCAGAGAGCCTTGGCGGAGTTGCAGGGGAATCACATGTTTAGTTACAAGTTGGAAGTAGAAATATTAAACAAGAGCTCACGAGAGgacatgtttgtattttgtcatGGATACAACACATTGCCAATATATTGTTAATTTCTGCAACAATACACAATATTACATGAAACAACacttattttcaaatgttacatACTTTGTACAATTTATAGAGAACAGAAATagttgttttattatattatttattgcaAATATATCATAACTTTTGGTACTAtaagtagtagtactagtagtaggAATAGTATGAGCagtttttgttgtaatttacagtatattttaacATAATGTTAATCATTAATTATATATGTTATGTGATAAAATGATATCGattatattaaaatacaaaaaaattaaaatccaTTTCTTCAAGTTTACTGACTTGGCGTAGGCCTTCTCCAGCAGAGCACTCCAAAATTCgttgttgtgttttgagtgACAGTAGATGAGTTCTCCATTGATTGTAGGAAGCCGGTCATCCACCACCACGTCCACCCACTTCCCAAAAATCCAGAACTGGAAGTGGAAAATTCCTGCATAGTTTTCCGGGTGTTTGGGATCCCACTCCTGCTCCTTCCAGTCAGTAAttacctggaaacacacacatacacacaatgcaatgaaaaaaaatcatacaaaagCTGTTAGCAGTCACATCACCTCCATGACTATAAATGGTCACAGCTAAGACATATAATCAAAACCTTTTAAACGGCTAATCTGCATATAACAAGGTATTTATTATAATACAGCATTTATAGCAAAGTAGAAGAGCCTGAATCTCGctttttaaacaatatattaaaaagaaaacaaaaagtatcaagtataaaaacacaataagtaGAATCAGAACAAATGGGCATACCATTAAAAGCTGATAATGTTGAATTCACTAAACTATAATATTAGATGGAATGATGCAAcacattttctccacatttttacaaacatgtCGTGTTGACGAGGTACGTGGAGATATCTTTTTTGGCTTCAACCACTTTGTATTGACGGTATTTAACACTGAAATCACTCATTTCAAAGGACATGCCTCAAACATGCAGTGTCTCTCGAGTTCTTATTGCAGTACTTTATGAATCAGGAGGactttaattaatgttttgtaATTCACAATTCATTCTCCATTCTCAGGTTCTCCAGTTCCTCCTCCATCACAATGTCTCCCTTTCTAAACTGTCCttgatataaaatgtttttgaggttttactttgttttgaaGTTTTTGGATGTCATGgtaattattttacattcataatCAATGGAACAAtagctaataaaaaaaaaagtaatacatATTTACTTTGGGTCAAAGAAAGTTGAGTTTTGCAGGTGAACATGAGTTAAACGCTCTCAGTTGAATTCCTGTGCTGCCTCGATATGAACTGTTGTGTCAGCTGGTCACATTGTTTATTTAGTGCACAGTGCTACTTGCTACTTGTGCACAGTGCTTATCAGTCCTCCAGAAGCCTTAATATTTGGTTACCGAAATTATGCCCCACAGCTCACACATTCAGAGTGAAAAGACTACATTTACTCACCTTCTTCCAGAGGTTTGGCTTCAAAGCCAGACAAGAGCAGGCAGCAACAAACCAGCAGTTACCCACGAGCCCCTGGTTCAGGTCATGGGAGCTGATTCCCTCCACAAACAGATGGGGCTCGCTGGAGATCTCCTACAACAGAAAGGTTCATGCGATGGATGCATGATTGACCTCGTGGAGAATTTTCTAAAAATTTTGCAAGTTTCTATTTATAATTTCTTTTATGTTATCAATTAACTGGTGTCTGTGGCATTTTCAGTTTAACTGTCCCTATAACCCCTGTAATCTATCactatattaatattttagcaAATAGTTTTGATATGCACTCTGAAATCAGAAAAGGTGAGTTGTATATTTGTTGCTATAAGTTTAGAGAAAGCCTCTTTGTAATACTCTTCAtccatgattaaaaaaagaaagaaagaaaatctacaACTACATGGCATCTTGAACAGTAAGTCTGAAAAATTCTGAGAAAAGTCTAGCGGTGGGACCACTAACACCAGTGCCACTCACCCCTGGTCGTTTCCACTGCACAGTACCAGGCGGTGGTTTCCTAAAATACAGCGATGCATTGGTGGCTGGAAACTCTGGATCCTCAAACAGCTTCTTGTCCTTGATACAGTCCCTCTTCAGATCAGCGTAGTGCTGGTTTTTGTACGGGAGAACAGAGGAGAACATGGCCCAGATGCTGAAGCCTCAGAGCTGCAGATTGATGACAAACAGCAGACGTTTCGTGACTTTAAATGATGTGTGTCATAGTGCTTTGTGTGGGACGGATCTTCCTCCAGACCTCTGACACTGTGCATTTTTGGAAAGGCCTGCCTGCTGAAATATATCTTTTAAATCTCTGCACTACTTCATTCCCAGATCAACAGTGGGATGGCCTGTGGCCCCAAGTCCCTCTGGACAGTCTGGGTTTACTGATGAGCCACTGTTTCTGTGGTTagatataaaacattatttatggCATTTCATAGTCATCCTCCTGAAAATTGGGCTGTGGTGAAAGTTTATATGATTTACATACCCTAGATTGCTAAAGGTTTTCCCACCAAAGCTAAACAGCTTTGCATTTTGCAATTGTCTGATGGACAAAAGGAATTCACACGTGTCCTTTAAATTCTACTGTCAAGCACTGTAGGAATAATATTATTTTACCACAAAGAGAAGTGCTGCATGTGTGGCAGGAGAGGTAATGAATGACAGAGCTGT
Proteins encoded in this region:
- the LOC121909730 gene encoding calpain-5-like; its protein translation is MFSSVLPYKNQHYADLKRDCIKDKKLFEDPEFPATNASLYFRKPPPGTVQWKRPGEISSEPHLFVEGISSHDLNQGLVGNCWFVAACSCLALKPNLWKKVITDWKEQEWDPKHPENYAGIFHFQFWIFGKWVDVVVDDRLPTINGELIYCHSKHNNEFWSALLEKAYAKLSGCYESLEGGNTGDAVVDFSGAVAEAINLEAEAFYKDQKRQDQLFEDLLKVYDRDGIISSSIKAAPHEIELKMENGLVKGHAYSVTAVKKVRLGHGLLAYFKNETIPLIRMRNPWGKTEWKGAWSDSSEEWSKVGDTERGNLGITVEDDGEFWMSFTDWCKFFTDADVCRIINTSLISIHKTWNEVLHFGSWTKHAEPLLNRCGGCANHRQTFLQNPQYLFDVTKEVDEVLISLQQRDMKIHRRFGQGENLTIGFSVFKVELNRKYRMHDILTQKCVVTSTYINARTVFMRSMLSQGRYIIIPTTFKPEALGDYMIRVFTDVDSGCRELTEDKPKVKCWSSFLGYPQAVTHIYVHGAEGLQNQDSTGGADPYVIISCEGRSVQSTVKKDTLQPEFATSGVFYRKNPRKPVTVEVWNSNPVKDEFMGQVVLSGSVKDIAEPQKLQLRKQGRQMADEMPGSISLRIVTSSQLTNI